The region gcaagtaaataaataaaaagatgtgaaggcttagtttttcctttttactAATCCTATGAAATCAAACATTATATGCACAAGAAATCAGAAGCTTGAGACGCCAAAATCCCATCTTCCCCAAAAAGTCAATGCTTCAATGAAAAACTCTCAATTAGGAAATGAAGCAGCAGCAAATGCACCAGAAATCACAATCTTAATAAACTCCAATTCCATCTCCAGCTTCAAGTTCTTTTGCTTCTCAATGTCCAACTCCTCCTTCAGATTCTCATTCATTTGCACCATTTGGTCTTCTCCATCAGTCTCCCCTCCCAACAGACCAATTATAATTGCGACATGCCTTCTCTGCTCCTCCAAACTCCTCTTTAATGCCACTAAACCCTCTAACATTGTCACTTGATTTAAACCCTCAACAATTCCTCCCACACCACTCATATTTACACCAATATGATCTCCCACTTGGTTCATCTCTTCTTTAACTGGAGCTGGTGAATTCAGGATTGATGGCTTGGCCGAGTCAACTAAATCACCTGACCCGTCTGACTCGCTGAACTCAATTTTCTTATCTTGAATGATGGATTCACCTCCAAAACGAACCTGTCTCACAACTGAATCATTTTTTGAGTCAGTAGGGAATACTGGGTCAAGCTCGAATCCTTCCTCGTTGAAGTTCCAGCCACTAATCCTTCTAGTCTTCACATGTTGAATCACAGAGTCACCATCAATATCcccctcctcttcttcttcaacatcaGTACCACTCTGGCTTGATATCCCACTTAAAACCTTGGCTTCTTTGAATCTTTCTTCAACACTAGGCAACCCATGCAAAACATTTTTGACAAAATAGTCTAATCCTTtacagtttttaaaaaaagaatgcttCAAAAGCTTTGCAGCAGAAGGTCTCTTTGAAGGGTCTTGGTCAAGACAAGAAGCAACCATATCTTTAAAAGCCTTAGAGAACTTCTTGTTCCTGCAACTTTTCTTGTGATTCTCATCATGACAATCAGAGAACCGAAACCTCTTTGTTATCTTCATGATCAAAGACTTTGAAGGAGGAAGGTGAGACAAAGGAGGGCGACCATGGGCTAATTCCAATGCAGTGATACCAAAAGACCATATATCAGCTTTGAAACTATAACCTGTATGGGAGTGTATAACCTCTGGTGCCATCCAATATGGCGTCCCTGCAAGATCAGTTAACCTCATTCTTGATGAGCAAGACAATGAGGATGACCTTTCAAGGGTGTTCAACTCGTAAATTGAGGCTGATACGCCAAAATCTGCGAGCTTTACTTTTCCATTTGAGTCTATAAGGATGTTGCCGGCCTTGACATCTCTGTGTAAATGGCCTTGATCATGAAGATAAGACAATGCGTTTAGAATTTCCTTGAGAACTACACCTATGCATGGCTCTGGTAGGCCATcagggaaagaagaagagattaTGGATTGGAGAGAACCAGCAGACATGAAAGGCATAACCATCCAAAGATGGCGATCAACAGTGAAAGAACAGTGGGATTCAAGAATGTTAGGGTGTGAAAGAAGTGACATGGTCTTGGTTTCACGTCTGACACTATCAAAATCGGCTCGAGATTGATCAAGATCAATGCATTTGATTGCAACAAGAGTTGAGTTCATGGGGACGCATATTGCTTTGTAAACTGTGGCACTAACGCCGACACCAATCTCGTCCAAGATTTTGTATGCGTTTGAGTCAACTGGGTATTGAACCCTTTGGGATTTGGTTCTTTGGTCTTGGAAGTGAGCCATGAAGCTGGCTGTGTCTCGATCTCGAATAGGTGTCtcgagagtttttttttttttttggtttgttgaaTTGGGTATGGAGTTACAGGGAGCTTGACAATGAAGGAGGGCTTAAGTTGGAGAAGATAAGAGCTCCTTACGTGGCATTTTTCCTGAGAACAGTCTTCCTTCTGTCTTGAACCTTCCGGAGAAGGAGAGGTAGGTTTTTTGCTGGCGGTTTTCttgtgaggtttcagtgttgaAAGGGAGAGGCGCAGTTAGAGCGGTGATTGATCTTTATGAAATGAGAGTGAGAGGATGCATGTGAACGTAGGACTGCTTTTTAACAGTATGGTAGGGACTAAAGAGGGATTGACAGGGAGGCCTTGGGCTTCTTGTAACTAACTGGTTCAGAAATACATTGATTCATTTGGGTTTCAGTTTATACTTGCATCCTGTCACAATACAGGGCAGTTTAACCTTAATCCATTGGGTTTAATCTCCAAATAGTGAATTGggttttatgaataaaattactTGATCAGCTTGGATCTTGGAGCACCTATGACTTGTTAATTTAATGCTGTaaagaacttgaaaaataaactcataacatcctaaacaaataaaatcttgtGCAATAAGTAGCTAATTATTATAGCATCGATGCAGAGGATACCCTGCATCCCCAGAAAATGACCTTTCAAGGACTAGAAATATGAGACCATTATCTATGATGTGGTGCTCATCTGCCTATAATCTCAATTTTCGCTGTCTTGCGAGAAAAGGATGTAGTCCAAGAGAGAAAGTCTGATTCACATTGGAACATGTTGGCTTATAGGGTGAATGAGATTTCATGGCAATTTAACACTTT is a window of Populus nigra chromosome 10, ddPopNigr1.1, whole genome shotgun sequence DNA encoding:
- the LOC133705042 gene encoding serine/threonine-protein kinase BLUS1; this encodes MAHFQDQRTKSQRVQYPVDSNAYKILDEIGVGVSATVYKAICVPMNSTLVAIKCIDLDQSRADFDSVRRETKTMSLLSHPNILESHCSFTVDRHLWMVMPFMSAGSLQSIISSSFPDGLPEPCIGVVLKEILNALSYLHDQGHLHRDVKAGNILIDSNGKVKLADFGVSASIYELNTLERSSSLSCSSRMRLTDLAGTPYWMAPEVIHSHTGYSFKADIWSFGITALELAHGRPPLSHLPPSKSLIMKITKRFRFSDCHDENHKKSCRNKKFSKAFKDMVASCLDQDPSKRPSAAKLLKHSFFKNCKGLDYFVKNVLHGLPSVEERFKEAKVLSGISSQSGTDVEEEEEGDIDGDSVIQHVKTRRISGWNFNEEGFELDPVFPTDSKNDSVVRQVRFGGESIIQDKKIEFSESDGSGDLVDSAKPSILNSPAPVKEEMNQVGDHIGVNMSGVGGIVEGLNQVTMLEGLVALKRSLEEQRRHVAIIIGLLGGETDGEDQMVQMNENLKEELDIEKQKNLKLEMELEFIKIVISGAFAAASFPN